The following coding sequences are from one Rhizobiaceae bacterium window:
- a CDS encoding BolA family transcriptional regulator, with protein MAMDARDIERLIKEGIPDAKVTIRDLAGDGDHYAAEVVAESFRGKTRVQQHQMVYDALKGNMGGVLHALALQTSAPE; from the coding sequence ATGGCCATGGACGCGCGCGACATCGAGCGCCTGATCAAGGAAGGCATTCCGGACGCGAAGGTGACGATCCGCGATCTTGCCGGCGACGGCGATCACTATGCGGCGGAAGTTGTCGCGGAGAGCTTTCGTGGCAAGACCCGCGTGCAGCAGCACCAGATGGTCTACGACGCGCTGAAGGGCAATATGGGCGGCGTCCTGCACGCGCTCGCCCTTCAGACCAGCGCCCCGGAGTGA
- a CDS encoding multidrug effflux MFS transporter, which translates to MDQQNQSLSSAGLAIPRWEFIAMAAALMALNALAIDIMLPGLQQIGASLGVENENHRQYVISAYFGGLAFALLAYGPASDRFGRRAPLFFGLGVYVLAAFGAAFATDFTVLLILRFIQGIGAASTRVIAVSMVRDRFGGRQMAEIMSLIFMVFMVIPVVAPGIGQIVMIFAEWHWIFICMAAIAFAIAVWAFVRLPETLEPERRRPIDLGSVGRAFVYVLRNRLSLFYTLASTIIFGALFGFINSAQQVYVGIYDLGVWFPVIFAVIAGMMAVSSFLNSRLVGRFGMRRLSHSALVGFLAVSTIWFVWSLFGVIPLPGFVLLFAAAMFQFGWIGSNFNAIAMEPLGHIAGTAASVQGFIQTLGGGLIGAAIGQAFDGTTTPLALGFCGVALGGLVMVLIAERGKLFRVQHKPIP; encoded by the coding sequence ATGGACCAGCAAAACCAGTCCCTGTCGTCCGCCGGGCTCGCCATACCGCGCTGGGAATTCATCGCCATGGCCGCGGCGCTGATGGCGCTGAACGCGCTGGCGATCGACATCATGCTGCCCGGCCTGCAGCAGATCGGCGCCAGCCTCGGCGTCGAGAACGAGAACCATCGGCAATATGTGATCTCCGCCTATTTCGGCGGTCTCGCCTTCGCCCTGCTCGCCTATGGTCCCGCATCGGACCGCTTCGGCCGGCGCGCGCCGCTGTTTTTCGGCCTTGGCGTCTATGTGCTCGCGGCGTTCGGCGCCGCCTTCGCGACGGACTTCACCGTGCTCCTGATCCTGCGCTTCATCCAGGGCATCGGCGCGGCGTCCACCCGCGTCATAGCGGTCTCCATGGTGCGCGACCGCTTCGGCGGGCGTCAGATGGCCGAGATCATGTCGCTGATCTTCATGGTCTTCATGGTCATCCCGGTCGTCGCCCCCGGCATCGGCCAGATCGTGATGATCTTCGCCGAATGGCACTGGATCTTCATCTGCATGGCCGCCATCGCCTTCGCGATCGCCGTCTGGGCTTTCGTTCGGCTACCGGAAACGCTGGAGCCGGAGCGCCGACGGCCGATCGATCTCGGTTCGGTCGGGCGTGCTTTCGTTTACGTCCTGCGCAACCGCCTGTCGCTCTTCTACACGCTGGCGAGCACCATCATCTTCGGCGCCCTGTTCGGCTTCATCAACTCCGCCCAGCAGGTCTATGTCGGCATCTACGATCTCGGCGTGTGGTTCCCGGTCATCTTCGCCGTGATCGCGGGCATGATGGCGGTGTCGTCGTTCCTCAATTCACGCCTCGTCGGAAGGTTCGGCATGCGCCGCCTGTCGCACAGCGCGCTGGTCGGCTTCCTCGCCGTCAGCACGATCTGGTTCGTGTGGTCGCTGTTCGGCGTCATCCCCCTGCCCGGCTTCGTCCTGCTGTTCGCCGCCGCCATGTTCCAGTTCGGCTGGATCGGCTCGAACTTCAACGCGATCGCCATGGAGCCGCTCGGCCATATCGCCGGCACCGCCGCGTCCGTGCAGGGGTTTATCCAGACGCTCGGCGGCGGCCTCATCGGCGCCGCCATCGGGCAGGCCTTCGACGGCACGACGACGCCTCTCGCGCTCGGCTTCTGCGGCGTGGCGCTGGGCGGACTCGTCATGGTGCTGATCGCCGAACGCGGCAAGCTGTTCCGCGTCCAGCACAAGCCGATTCCGTAG
- the tpiA gene encoding triose-phosphate isomerase translates to MTLGIRPLVAGNWKMNGTGAQLDELRAIGHGFMSGLDAETEALVCVPATLLTRAAAILSATPVKTGGQDCHAKANGAHTGDISAEMLKDAGASHVIVGHSERRTDHGETDADVHAKTEAAWRAGLVAVICIGETRGERESGATLDVLSRQVAGSVPREATSANTVIAYEPVWAIGTGLTPTSADVAKAHAHIRARLRDLLGDGAERMRILYGGSVKPSNAVELLGVANVDGALVGGASLKAADFLGIAEAYRSI, encoded by the coding sequence ATGACACTTGGCATCCGCCCGCTTGTCGCGGGAAACTGGAAAATGAACGGCACCGGCGCTCAGCTGGATGAGCTTCGCGCCATAGGGCACGGCTTTATGAGTGGTCTCGATGCCGAGACGGAAGCGCTTGTTTGCGTGCCCGCGACGCTTCTGACGCGTGCCGCCGCCATTCTGTCGGCGACGCCCGTCAAGACCGGCGGTCAGGATTGTCATGCCAAAGCCAATGGTGCGCATACTGGCGACATCTCGGCGGAGATGCTGAAGGATGCCGGCGCGTCGCATGTGATCGTCGGCCATTCGGAGCGTCGCACCGACCATGGCGAAACCGATGCCGATGTCCACGCAAAGACTGAAGCGGCGTGGCGGGCGGGACTGGTGGCCGTCATCTGCATCGGCGAAACGCGCGGCGAGCGCGAGTCCGGCGCTACGCTCGACGTGCTTTCCAGACAGGTCGCCGGCTCGGTGCCTCGGGAGGCGACCTCAGCCAACACCGTGATCGCCTATGAACCGGTGTGGGCGATCGGCACGGGCCTGACGCCGACATCCGCTGATGTGGCCAAGGCGCATGCCCATATCCGCGCGAGGCTTCGGGACTTGCTGGGCGATGGAGCGGAAAGGATGCGCATTCTCTATGGCGGCTCGGTCAAGCCGTCGAATGCGGTCGAGCTTCTGGGTGTTGCCAATGTCGACGGGGCGCTGGTCGGCGGCGCGAGCCTGAAGGCTGCGGATTTTCTCGGCATCGCGGAAGCATACCGGTCGATCTGA
- a CDS encoding PLP-dependent aminotransferase family protein: MTNWLPDLSEGSGPLYLRLADKAEEDIVSGVLPTGRKLPPQRDLAYDIGVTIGTVGRAYSVLRERGLVSGEVGRGTYVLEREVGKPQTVVPMIGPTGDGTRWLEAPADKLRFDSTAAPDIGQGAAIADTLAAITREMPAEVASYTRTFPQNWLRAGAEWLARSGHRPDEETIIPTLGVHAGVMAAISALTVPGDHIAYEHVTYAQLARSAGLVGRRAVMVDIDGNGLVPEDFERVCAQRHPKMAFLMPTAQNPTLATMPTARREEIVRIARAYNVLLIEDDLYGAMADDTAPLLAQLAPERTFLVGGLSKAVAAGVRGGWISCPRHYSHRVRVAHKMLTGGMPFLLAELGAQLVLSGQAGEIRRRSIKELNARLDLVRQSLGGYDYRIEKNLPFVWISLPEPWLSGTFKQAAFENGVLIDDEDEFKAGRSDKSFHRVRIGISAPRSREEVARGLAAVRRLMDEGRAGYDSFG, encoded by the coding sequence ATGACAAATTGGCTTCCCGACCTGTCTGAGGGTTCCGGTCCGCTCTACCTTCGCCTTGCCGACAAGGCCGAGGAGGACATAGTTTCGGGCGTTCTTCCCACCGGCCGGAAACTGCCGCCGCAGAGGGACCTCGCCTATGATATCGGCGTGACGATCGGCACGGTCGGGCGCGCCTATTCGGTCCTGCGCGAGCGCGGGCTGGTGAGTGGCGAGGTCGGGCGCGGCACCTATGTGCTGGAGCGCGAGGTGGGCAAGCCGCAAACCGTCGTGCCGATGATCGGTCCGACCGGCGACGGCACGCGTTGGCTGGAGGCCCCTGCCGACAAGCTGCGCTTCGACAGCACGGCCGCTCCGGATATCGGCCAGGGCGCGGCGATCGCCGACACGCTCGCCGCGATCACCCGCGAGATGCCGGCGGAGGTCGCGAGCTATACGCGGACCTTTCCGCAAAACTGGCTGCGCGCCGGCGCCGAATGGCTGGCCCGCAGCGGCCATCGGCCAGACGAGGAAACGATCATCCCGACGCTCGGCGTCCATGCCGGGGTGATGGCCGCCATCTCCGCCCTCACCGTGCCCGGCGACCACATCGCCTATGAGCACGTCACCTACGCCCAGCTCGCGCGCAGCGCCGGACTGGTCGGACGACGCGCCGTGATGGTCGACATAGACGGGAACGGGCTCGTCCCGGAGGATTTCGAGCGCGTATGCGCCCAGCGCCATCCAAAGATGGCCTTCCTGATGCCGACGGCGCAGAATCCGACGCTCGCCACCATGCCGACAGCGCGCCGCGAGGAGATCGTCCGCATCGCGCGCGCCTATAATGTGCTCCTGATCGAGGACGATCTCTACGGCGCCATGGCCGACGACACGGCTCCCCTGCTCGCGCAGCTCGCGCCGGAGCGCACCTTCCTCGTCGGCGGCCTGTCCAAGGCGGTCGCGGCCGGCGTGCGCGGCGGCTGGATCTCCTGCCCGCGCCATTACAGCCACCGCGTCCGCGTCGCCCACAAGATGCTCACCGGCGGCATGCCGTTCCTGCTGGCCGAGCTCGGCGCACAGCTGGTCCTGTCCGGTCAGGCGGGGGAGATCCGGCGGCGCTCCATCAAGGAGCTCAACGCCCGGCTCGACCTCGTGCGCCAGTCGCTCGGCGGCTACGACTACCGCATCGAGAAGAACCTTCCCTTCGTCTGGATCTCGCTGCCGGAGCCGTGGCTCTCCGGCACCTTCAAGCAGGCCGCCTTCGAGAACGGCGTGCTGATCGACGACGAGGACGAGTTCAAGGCCGGCCGCAGCGACAAATCCTTCCATCGCGTGCGGATCGGCATCTCCGCCCCGCGCTCCCGCGAGGAGGTGGCGCGCGGCCTTGCGGCCGTGCGCCGGCTCATGGATGAGGGCCGCGCCGGCTACGACAGTTTCGGCTGA
- the secG gene encoding preprotein translocase subunit SecG has protein sequence MQTVLIVIHLMVVLALVGVVLLQRSEGGGLGIGGGSGFMTARGAANALTRTTGILAIAFFATSLALSILARYGERPTDILDRVPSQSEQAPGGAGVLDQLGGGTTTPAAPAPSESTTAPAAGGEQTAPATPSQPQVPTGQ, from the coding sequence ATGCAAACAGTTCTCATCGTCATCCATCTCATGGTCGTGCTGGCCCTGGTCGGCGTTGTGCTGCTTCAGCGCTCCGAAGGCGGCGGTCTGGGCATTGGCGGCGGTTCCGGCTTCATGACGGCGCGTGGCGCGGCGAATGCGCTGACCCGTACGACGGGCATCCTTGCCATTGCCTTCTTCGCCACCTCGCTGGCGCTGTCCATCCTCGCTCGCTACGGCGAGCGTCCGACAGACATTCTCGATCGGGTGCCGTCGCAGTCCGAGCAGGCGCCGGGCGGCGCCGGTGTGCTCGACCAGCTCGGCGGCGGCACGACCACGCCCGCGGCTCCCGCGCCCTCCGAGTCGACCACGGCCCCCGCCGCGGGTGGCGAGCAGACTGCTCCTGCGACGCCGTCCCAGCCGCAGGTTCCGACCGGCCAGTAG
- a CDS encoding phosphodiester glycosidase family protein, with amino-acid sequence MSEAPLPETCREAAFEGGGYVICAVDPKSHKIGLHLKAADGRPYGSLAELARAQPFLFAMNAGMYHHDLSPVGLYVESGIEGAPLNLDDGAGNFFMKPNGVFFVDREGRAAVTESAAFAAAQPDAWMATQSGPMLVIDGAVHPRFEPNGASRYIRNGVGVRADGVAVFAISREKVSLGSFARLFRDGLECPNALFFDGDISALHDGTRYVVGGRFPAGPMVTVSGR; translated from the coding sequence ATGTCCGAAGCCCCGCTGCCGGAAACTTGTCGGGAGGCGGCGTTCGAGGGGGGCGGCTATGTGATTTGCGCCGTCGATCCCAAGAGCCATAAGATCGGCCTGCATCTCAAGGCGGCGGACGGCAGGCCTTACGGCAGCCTCGCCGAACTCGCCAGGGCGCAGCCTTTCCTGTTCGCCATGAATGCCGGCATGTATCACCACGATCTCTCGCCGGTCGGTCTCTACGTCGAAAGCGGCATCGAGGGCGCGCCGCTCAATCTCGACGACGGCGCAGGCAACTTCTTCATGAAGCCCAACGGCGTTTTCTTCGTCGACCGCGAGGGCAGGGCGGCGGTGACGGAAAGCGCCGCATTCGCCGCCGCGCAGCCGGACGCGTGGATGGCGACACAGTCCGGCCCGATGCTGGTGATCGACGGCGCTGTCCATCCGCGCTTCGAGCCGAACGGTGCGTCGCGCTACATCCGCAACGGCGTCGGCGTGCGCGCGGACGGCGTCGCGGTGTTCGCGATCTCGCGCGAGAAGGTCAGCCTCGGCAGCTTCGCACGCCTGTTCCGCGACGGGCTGGAGTGCCCGAACGCGCTGTTCTTCGACGGCGATATCTCCGCGCTGCATGACGGCACGCGCTATGTCGTCGGTGGGCGCTTTCCTGCCGGACCGATGGTGACGGTGAGCGGGAGGTGA
- the purL gene encoding phosphoribosylformylglycinamidine synthase subunit PurL → MSIPNAVRITDEMIKAHGLKPDEYQRILDLIGREPTFTELGIFSAMWNEHCSYKSSKKWLRTLPTSGAVVIQGPGENAGVVDIGDGDAVIFKMESHNHPSYIEPYQGAATGVGGILRDVFTMGARPVAAMNALRFGAPDHPKTKHLVAGVVAGVGGYGNSFGVPTVGGEVEFDARYNGNILVNAFAAGLAKTDAIFYSEAKGVGLPVVYLGAKTGRDGVGGATMASAEFDDKIEEKRPTVQVGDPFTEKCLLEACLELMASGAVIAIQDMGAAGLTCSAVEMGAKGDLGIELDLDRVPVREERMSAYEMMLSESQERMLMVLRPEKEKEAEAIFTKWGLDFAIVGRTTDDLRFRILHQGEEVANLPIKDLGDKAPEYDRPWIEPKKPAPLAPGDIPQADVADALLKLLDSANGSSRRWVWEQYDTLIQGNSLQIPGGDAGVVRVEGHPVKALAFSSDVTPRYCEADPFEGGKQAVAECWRNLTATGALPLAATDNLNFGNPERPEIMGQFVHAIKGIGEACRALNFPIVSGNVSLYNETNGQGILPTPTIGGVGLISDWSRMARIAFAAADEAILLVGAPAGWGTHLAQSVYMRDIHGRTDGPPPSVDLAHERKTGDLVRALIAEGVATSVHDLSSGGLAVGLAEMAIASGIGASINAPEDADPIPVFFGEDQGRYVVTIPREKIDWLLETRMAGVDVPLVWIGTTGGAELKLGKARGIPVSELKAAHESWFPRFMNG, encoded by the coding sequence ATGTCGATCCCCAACGCCGTCAGGATCACCGACGAGATGATCAAGGCGCATGGCCTGAAGCCGGACGAGTACCAGCGCATCCTCGACCTCATCGGCCGCGAACCGACCTTCACCGAACTCGGCATATTCTCCGCCATGTGGAACGAGCACTGCTCGTACAAATCCTCGAAGAAGTGGCTGCGCACCCTGCCCACCAGCGGCGCGGTCGTCATCCAGGGTCCGGGCGAGAATGCCGGCGTGGTCGACATCGGCGACGGCGACGCCGTGATCTTCAAGATGGAGAGCCACAACCATCCCTCCTATATCGAGCCCTATCAGGGCGCGGCGACCGGCGTCGGCGGCATATTGCGCGATGTCTTCACCATGGGCGCGCGACCGGTCGCGGCGATGAACGCGCTGCGCTTCGGCGCGCCCGACCATCCGAAGACGAAGCATCTCGTCGCCGGCGTGGTCGCCGGCGTCGGCGGCTACGGCAATTCCTTCGGCGTGCCGACGGTCGGCGGCGAGGTCGAGTTCGACGCCCGCTACAACGGCAACATCCTCGTCAACGCCTTCGCGGCGGGCCTCGCGAAAACCGACGCCATCTTCTATTCCGAGGCCAAGGGCGTCGGCCTGCCCGTCGTCTATCTCGGCGCCAAGACCGGCCGCGACGGCGTCGGCGGCGCGACCATGGCCTCGGCCGAATTCGACGACAAGATCGAGGAGAAGCGCCCGACCGTGCAGGTCGGCGATCCCTTCACCGAAAAGTGCCTGCTGGAAGCCTGCCTGGAGCTGATGGCGTCCGGCGCCGTCATTGCCATCCAGGACATGGGCGCGGCCGGCCTCACCTGCTCCGCCGTCGAGATGGGCGCCAAGGGCGACCTCGGCATTGAGCTGGATCTCGACCGCGTGCCGGTGCGCGAGGAGCGCATGTCGGCCTATGAGATGATGCTCTCGGAAAGCCAGGAGCGCATGCTCATGGTGCTGCGCCCCGAGAAGGAGAAGGAAGCCGAGGCGATCTTCACCAAATGGGGCCTCGACTTCGCCATTGTCGGCCGCACCACGGACGATCTGCGCTTCCGCATCCTGCATCAGGGCGAGGAAGTCGCAAACCTTCCGATCAAGGATCTCGGTGACAAGGCGCCCGAATACGACCGGCCGTGGATCGAGCCGAAGAAGCCCGCGCCGCTGGCCCCCGGAGACATCCCGCAGGCGGATGTGGCCGACGCATTGCTGAAGCTGCTTGATTCCGCCAACGGCTCCTCGCGCCGCTGGGTGTGGGAGCAGTACGACACGCTGATCCAGGGCAATTCGCTGCAGATTCCGGGCGGCGACGCCGGCGTCGTGCGCGTCGAGGGACACCCGGTCAAGGCGCTCGCCTTCTCCTCCGACGTCACGCCGCGCTATTGCGAGGCCGATCCGTTCGAGGGCGGCAAGCAGGCGGTCGCCGAATGCTGGCGCAACCTCACCGCGACCGGCGCCCTGCCGCTCGCCGCCACCGACAACCTCAATTTCGGCAATCCCGAGCGCCCGGAGATCATGGGCCAGTTCGTCCATGCCATCAAAGGCATCGGCGAAGCCTGCCGCGCGCTGAATTTCCCGATCGTTTCGGGCAACGTCTCGCTCTACAACGAGACAAACGGCCAAGGCATCCTGCCGACCCCCACCATCGGCGGCGTCGGCCTCATTTCAGACTGGTCGCGGATGGCGCGGATCGCTTTCGCCGCCGCCGACGAGGCGATCCTCCTCGTGGGCGCGCCGGCCGGCTGGGGAACGCACCTCGCCCAGTCCGTCTATATGCGCGACATTCATGGCCGCACCGACGGCCCGCCGCCATCCGTCGACCTGGCGCATGAGCGGAAGACCGGCGATCTGGTCCGCGCACTGATCGCGGAAGGCGTCGCCACGTCCGTCCATGACCTTTCCAGCGGCGGTCTCGCGGTCGGTCTCGCCGAAATGGCGATCGCGTCCGGCATCGGCGCGTCGATAAACGCCCCCGAGGACGCGGACCCCATCCCCGTCTTCTTCGGCGAGGATCAGGGCCGCTATGTCGTGACGATCCCGCGCGAGAAGATCGACTGGCTGCTGGAGACCCGCATGGCCGGCGTCGACGTGCCGCTGGTCTGGATCGGCACGACCGGCGGAGCCGAGTTGAAACTCGGCAAGGCGCGTGGGATACCTGTCTCCGAGTTGAAGGCGGCCCACGAATCGTGGTTCCCGCGCTTCATGAACGGCTAG
- a CDS encoding inositol monophosphatase family protein encodes MNDKAIDWLADVLQRAAVAEIMPRFRTLSPTDIRRKTSAADLVTEADESAERMITAELKQRFPQALVIGEEANEKDGSLLPTLPDAELAFVIDPVDGTFNFASGVPLFGVMLSVVEKGETVAGLIYDPLGEDWLIGVKGAGSHIRAADGSQARVRVADPAPVSQMTGGVSWSYLNEPLRFRLARNLAKCLANFNYRCAAHEYRLIASGFGHFVAYNKLMPWDHLAGALIHQEAGGYSAKFDGSEYRVGDLDGGLLAAPDRESWREIREALWSE; translated from the coding sequence ATCAACGACAAGGCCATCGATTGGCTGGCTGACGTGCTGCAACGCGCCGCCGTCGCCGAGATCATGCCGCGCTTCCGTACGCTGAGCCCGACGGACATCCGCCGCAAGACGTCCGCCGCCGATCTGGTCACCGAGGCCGACGAATCGGCGGAACGCATGATCACGGCCGAACTGAAGCAGCGTTTTCCGCAGGCCCTGGTGATAGGCGAGGAGGCCAACGAGAAGGACGGATCGCTTCTCCCGACATTGCCGGATGCCGAACTGGCCTTCGTCATCGATCCGGTGGACGGCACCTTCAACTTCGCCTCCGGCGTTCCCCTGTTCGGCGTGATGCTGAGCGTGGTGGAGAAAGGCGAGACGGTCGCCGGGCTGATCTACGATCCGCTCGGCGAGGACTGGTTGATCGGCGTCAAGGGCGCCGGCAGCCATATCCGTGCTGCGGACGGTTCGCAGGCCAGGGTCCGGGTCGCCGATCCGGCACCCGTTTCGCAGATGACGGGCGGCGTGTCGTGGAGCTATCTCAACGAGCCGCTTCGCTTCCGCCTCGCAAGAAATCTCGCCAAGTGCCTGGCGAACTTCAATTATCGATGCGCCGCGCATGAATACCGGTTGATCGCATCCGGATTCGGCCACTTCGTCGCCTACAACAAGCTGATGCCGTGGGACCATCTCGCAGGCGCGCTGATCCATCAGGAGGCAGGCGGCTATTCGGCGAAGTTCGACGGCAGCGAGTACCGGGTCGGCGATCTCGACGGCGGATTGCTCGCAGCCCCGGACCGTGAGAGCTGGCGGGAAATCCGCGAGGCGCTCTGGTCCGAATAG
- the ttcA gene encoding tRNA 2-thiocytidine(32) synthetase TtcA, protein MNMMPETIADVEADGCHPMFRDAPSSVEFNKLRKRLLRLTRQAIEDFAMVKPGDRWLVALSGGKDSYGLLAVLLDLKWRGLLPVELLACNLDQGQPNFPKHILPDYLTGLEVEHRIEYQDTYSVVTEKVPESQTYCSLCSRLRRGHLYRIAREEGCAALVLGHHREDILETFFMNLFHGGRLAAMPPKLLNDEGDVMVFRPLSYCAETDLARFADHMRFPIIPCDLCGSQEGLQRNVMKAMLDDIERRMPGRKDTMIRALTNVRPSHLLDRKLFDFAGLTLSENS, encoded by the coding sequence ATGAACATGATGCCGGAGACGATCGCGGACGTCGAAGCCGACGGCTGCCATCCGATGTTCCGCGATGCGCCTTCGTCGGTCGAGTTCAACAAGCTGCGCAAGCGGCTGCTGCGCCTGACGCGGCAGGCCATCGAGGACTTCGCCATGGTCAAGCCCGGCGACCGCTGGCTGGTCGCGTTGTCGGGCGGCAAGGATTCCTACGGCCTGCTCGCGGTGCTGCTCGACCTCAAATGGCGCGGCCTGCTTCCGGTCGAGCTGCTTGCCTGCAATCTCGACCAGGGCCAGCCGAATTTCCCGAAGCATATATTGCCGGACTATCTGACCGGTCTCGAAGTCGAGCATCGGATCGAATATCAGGATACCTATTCGGTGGTCACCGAGAAGGTGCCGGAGAGCCAGACCTATTGCTCGCTCTGCTCGCGGCTGCGTCGCGGCCACCTCTACCGGATAGCGCGGGAGGAGGGATGTGCCGCGCTGGTGCTCGGGCATCATCGCGAGGACATCCTCGAAACGTTCTTCATGAACCTCTTCCACGGCGGACGTCTGGCGGCGATGCCGCCAAAACTCCTGAACGACGAGGGCGACGTCATGGTCTTCCGGCCGCTGAGCTATTGCGCGGAGACGGATCTCGCCAGATTCGCCGACCATATGCGCTTTCCCATCATCCCCTGCGATCTTTGCGGCAGCCAGGAAGGGCTTCAACGCAACGTCATGAAGGCCATGCTGGACGACATCGAGCGGCGGATGCCGGGGCGCAAGGACACGATGATCCGCGCGCTGACAAATGTCCGCCCGTCGCATCTGCTCGACCGGAAACTCTTCGATTTCGCCGGGCTTACCCTTTCCGAAAATTCCTAG
- a CDS encoding L,D-transpeptidase encodes MQLRGLVALTLCALIGAIPAALAAGQPSTIITQESSASAQNPKQDSKKVVKKKSKASVKKELTPEEKKAAEKKKLADEKARKEAEKKKLAEKAKAEAAKKLAEKKKAEEAKKLAKAKELKAKKIAAAKEAEERKAAAAKAAAERKAAAAKAAEERKLAQAKAAEERKAAAKAKADAALAAKLAKEKAQEEARLAKLKAIEDAKQAKIRAAEAARQAEIARLTSMEIAKTGNNGELRSEIAAAPKQTGFLGLFSSTPKASMLAETRALDAVLEQRDAKKKFRVKEDFEPRTVEFPGYDAGTIVIDTSSRYLYLVQSSSKARRYAIAVGKEGLQFKGSVTVGDKQEWPRWIPTLEMQKRDPKKYGPYKDGMAGGPDNPLGARAIYLYQGKKDTHLRIHGTNAPETIGTSSSNGCFRMVNEHVQDLYSRVKVGTQVIVM; translated from the coding sequence ATGCAACTCCGTGGCCTCGTCGCGTTGACGTTGTGCGCCTTGATCGGCGCCATCCCGGCAGCTCTTGCCGCCGGTCAGCCATCCACCATCATTACGCAGGAATCCTCGGCTTCGGCGCAGAATCCCAAGCAGGATTCCAAGAAAGTCGTGAAGAAGAAATCCAAGGCATCGGTGAAAAAGGAACTGACGCCGGAGGAGAAGAAGGCGGCCGAGAAGAAGAAGCTCGCCGACGAAAAGGCCCGGAAGGAAGCGGAAAAGAAGAAGCTGGCGGAAAAGGCGAAAGCCGAAGCCGCCAAAAAGCTGGCGGAAAAGAAGAAGGCCGAAGAAGCCAAGAAGCTTGCCAAGGCCAAGGAACTGAAAGCCAAGAAGATTGCAGCCGCCAAGGAGGCCGAGGAACGCAAGGCGGCCGCCGCGAAAGCCGCTGCTGAGCGGAAGGCGGCTGCTGCCAAGGCGGCTGAGGAGCGCAAGCTGGCTCAGGCGAAGGCAGCCGAGGAACGGAAGGCCGCCGCCAAGGCCAAGGCCGATGCCGCGCTGGCCGCGAAACTGGCAAAGGAGAAGGCTCAGGAAGAGGCCCGACTCGCCAAGCTGAAGGCGATCGAGGATGCCAAGCAGGCGAAGATCCGGGCCGCGGAGGCTGCGCGTCAGGCCGAGATCGCCCGGCTGACGTCCATGGAGATCGCGAAAACCGGCAACAACGGCGAATTGCGCAGCGAAATTGCCGCCGCGCCCAAGCAGACCGGTTTCCTCGGCCTGTTCTCCAGCACGCCGAAGGCTTCGATGCTGGCGGAAACCCGCGCGCTCGACGCCGTGCTCGAACAGCGCGACGCCAAGAAGAAGTTCCGCGTCAAGGAGGACTTCGAGCCGCGGACCGTCGAATTCCCCGGCTACGACGCCGGCACGATCGTCATCGATACGTCGTCGCGCTATCTTTATCTGGTCCAGTCCTCGTCCAAGGCACGTCGCTACGCGATTGCCGTCGGCAAGGAAGGCCTCCAGTTCAAGGGCAGCGTCACCGTCGGCGACAAGCAGGAGTGGCCGCGCTGGATTCCGACGCTTGAAATGCAGAAGCGCGATCCGAAGAAATACGGTCCCTACAAGGACGGCATGGCGGGCGGTCCGGACAATCCGCTCGGCGCGCGCGCCATATACCTCTATCAGGGCAAGAAGGACACGCATCTGCGCATCCACGGCACCAACGCGCCTGAGACGATCGGGACAAGTTCCTCCAACGGCTGTTTCCGCATGGTGAACGAGCACGTTCAGGATCTTTACAGCCGCGTGAAGGTGGGAACCCAGGTCATCGTGATGTAA
- the grxD gene encoding Grx4 family monothiol glutaredoxin, whose protein sequence is MSGINDYIDNEVKSSDVVLFMKGTPGFPQCGFSGQVVQILDYLGVEYKGINVLTSNDLRQGIKDYSNWPTIPQLYVKGEFVGGCDIIREMFQAGELQGFLEEKGVSVSSAA, encoded by the coding sequence ATGAGCGGCATCAACGACTATATCGACAATGAAGTGAAGAGCAGCGACGTCGTGCTTTTCATGAAGGGCACCCCGGGCTTCCCGCAATGCGGTTTCTCCGGTCAGGTCGTCCAGATCCTCGATTATCTGGGCGTCGAGTACAAGGGCATCAACGTGCTCACCTCGAACGACCTTCGTCAGGGCATCAAGGATTATTCCAACTGGCCGACCATCCCGCAACTTTATGTGAAGGGTGAATTCGTAGGCGGCTGCGACATTATCCGCGAGATGTTCCAGGCCGGCGAATTGCAGGGCTTCCTCGAGGAGAAGGGCGTCAGCGTTTCCAGCGCTGCCTGA
- a CDS encoding DUF1127 domain-containing protein, whose product MSAIDTIVSQSRPNKRPTATFMRRFGAALLRTTDSLDRMMDRRRSRLALLEMTDDQLKDVGLSRGEAYREGIRPFWD is encoded by the coding sequence ATGAGCGCGATTGATACGATTGTCTCGCAAAGCAGGCCGAATAAGCGGCCAACCGCAACCTTTATGAGGCGGTTTGGCGCAGCTTTGCTGCGTACCACGGATTCGCTCGACCGCATGATGGATCGTCGCCGTTCACGGCTGGCGCTACTGGAAATGACCGACGACCAGCTCAAGGACGTAGGCCTCTCGCGCGGCGAAGCCTATCGCGAGGGCATCAGGCCGTTCTGGGACTGA